A stretch of Anolis sagrei isolate rAnoSag1 chromosome X, rAnoSag1.mat, whole genome shotgun sequence DNA encodes these proteins:
- the TLE5 gene encoding TLE family member 5 isoform X2, with the protein MMFPQSRHSGSSHLPQQLKFTTSDSCDRIKDEFQLLQAQYHSLKLECDKLASEKSEMQRHYVMYYEMSYGLNIEMHKQAEIVKRLNGICAQVLPYLSQEHQQQVLGAIERAKQVTAPELNSIIRQLQAHQLSQLQALALPLTPLPVGLQPPSLPAVSASTGLLSLSALGSQAHLAKEDKNGHDGDAHPEDDGEKSD; encoded by the exons TCAGCAGCTGAAGTTCACAACGTCGGATTCATGTGACCGGATCAAAGACGAGTTCCAGCTGCTTCAAGCCCAGTATCACAG CTTGAAGCTGGAATGTGACAAACTTGCGAGCGAGAAGTCGGAAATGCAGCGCCATTACGTGATG TACTATGAGATGTCCTATGGGCTCAACATCGAGATGCACAAACAG GCTGAAATTGTCAAGCGGTTAAATGGGATCTGTGCTCAGGTCTTGCCCTACCTTTCCCAAGAG CACCAGCAACAGGTCCTGGGAGCCATCGAGCGAGCCAAGCAAGTGACAGCTCCAGAGCTGAACTCCATCATCCGG CAGCTTCAGGCCCACCAGCTCTCCCAGCTCCAAGCGCTGGCTCTGCCCTTGACCCCACTGCCAGTGGGTTTGCAGCCTCCTTCCCTCCCGGCCGTCAGCGCCAGCACCGGCCTCCTGTCCCTCTCCGCCTTGGGCTCCCAAGCCCACCTCGCCAAGGAGGACAAGAATGGCCACGACGGGGACGCCCACCCAGAGGACGACGGGGAGAAGTCCGACTAG
- the TLE5 gene encoding TLE family member 5 isoform X1, with the protein MMFPQSRHSGSSHLPQQLKFTTSDSCDRIKDEFQLLQAQYHSLKLECDKLASEKSEMQRHYVMYYEMSYGLNIEMHKQAEIVKRLNGICAQVLPYLSQEHQQQVLGAIERAKQVTAPELNSIIRQQLQAHQLSQLQALALPLTPLPVGLQPPSLPAVSASTGLLSLSALGSQAHLAKEDKNGHDGDAHPEDDGEKSD; encoded by the exons TCAGCAGCTGAAGTTCACAACGTCGGATTCATGTGACCGGATCAAAGACGAGTTCCAGCTGCTTCAAGCCCAGTATCACAG CTTGAAGCTGGAATGTGACAAACTTGCGAGCGAGAAGTCGGAAATGCAGCGCCATTACGTGATG TACTATGAGATGTCCTATGGGCTCAACATCGAGATGCACAAACAG GCTGAAATTGTCAAGCGGTTAAATGGGATCTGTGCTCAGGTCTTGCCCTACCTTTCCCAAGAG CACCAGCAACAGGTCCTGGGAGCCATCGAGCGAGCCAAGCAAGTGACAGCTCCAGAGCTGAACTCCATCATCCGG CAGCAGCTTCAGGCCCACCAGCTCTCCCAGCTCCAAGCGCTGGCTCTGCCCTTGACCCCACTGCCAGTGGGTTTGCAGCCTCCTTCCCTCCCGGCCGTCAGCGCCAGCACCGGCCTCCTGTCCCTCTCCGCCTTGGGCTCCCAAGCCCACCTCGCCAAGGAGGACAAGAATGGCCACGACGGGGACGCCCACCCAGAGGACGACGGGGAGAAGTCCGACTAG